A window of Sodalis praecaptivus genomic DNA:
ATTTTTATGACACGGCCCACACATTTAGATTTCGATATTTCTCGTTTTTGCTCGTTAACGATAAATTCACATTATAACTACATAAGTTATTACCCTATATTTTATCAGTGACAAGGGTGTTGCATCAGCCTGGTTCAACACCTTTCCAGCCACAGGAACCGTTTATGAGCCAATTAACATCACCGACAATAAAAGGGCAATGCATCGCCGAATTCCTCGGGACAGGATTACTGATTTTCTTCGGTGCCGGCTGTGTCGCCGCCATGAAATTGGCCGGGGCCTCTTTCGGTCAGTGGGAAATCAGCATTATCTGGGGCATGGGCGTGGCAATGGCGGTCTATCTCACCGCGGCCGTTTCCGGTGCGCACCTCAGCCCGGCGGTCACCATTGCGCTCTGGCTGTTCGCCAGCTTCGAGCGACGCAAAGTGCTACCGTATATTGTGGCGCAAATGCTGGGGGCCTTTTGCGCCGCGGCGCTGGTTTACGGCCTTTACTATAATCTGTTTTTTGATTATGAGCAGGCACACCATATGGTTCGCGGTAGCGTCGAAAGCCTGGATCTGGCCGGCATTTTCTCAACCTATCCTAATCCGCATATCATCTCGGTAGCCCAGGCGTTTTTGGTGGAAATGGTGATTACCGCCATCCTGCTGTGCCTGATCCTGGCGCTGACCGACGACGGCAACGGCATTCCGCGCGGCCCGCTGGCGCCGTTGCTGATCGGTATTCTTATCGCGGTGATAGGCGCCTCGATGGGGCCGCTGACGGGCTTCGCCCTGAATCCCGCCCGCGATTTCGGCCCCAAAACCTTCGCTTTCCTGGCCGGCTGGGGCAAAGTCGCCTATACCGGCGGCCGGGAAATCCCTTACTTCTTGGTTCCGTTGATCGCCCCGGTGGTCGGCGCCTGTCTGGGCGCCTTCGGCTACCGCGCACTGATTGGGCCGCATTTGCCCGGCCAACTGAGCGGCGAAGAGGCCGATGATGTCGCCGTTGCCCAAAGTCGCGCCGCGCGCTCCGAACCCAAGACCTGATTTCCTTTGTTGAACGTCTAAAATAGCGAGAAACTTTTATGTCAGCAGAAAAAAAATATATCGTCGCGCTCGACCAGGGAACCACCAGCTCGCGCGCGATCGTGCTCGACCACGACGCCAACATTGTCAGCGTTTCCCAACGGGAGTTTACGCAAATTTATCCTAAACCCGGCTGGGTGGAACATGACCCAATGGAAATTTGGGCCAGCCAGAGTTCAACCCTGGTGGAAGTGCTGGCTAAAGCCGATATCCGCTCCGACCAAATCGCCGGCATCGGCATCACCAACCAGCGGGAGACCGCGGTGGTATGGGATAAAGAGAGCGGTAAACCCATTTATAACGCCATTGTATGGCAGTGCCGCCGCACTGCGGACATCTGCGAGAAACTGAAACGCGACGGCCTCGAAGAATATGTGCGCCACACGACGGGTCTGGTCATTGACCCCTATTTCGCCGGCACCAAGGTCAAATGGATCCTCGACCACGTAGAGGGCGCCCGCGAGCGCGCCAAGCGCGGCGAATTGCTGTGCGGCACCGTTGATAGCTGGCTCATTTGGAAAATGACCCAGGGACGGGTCCACGTCACCGACTACACCAACGCCTCGCGTACCATGCTGTTCAATATCCATGAACTGGAGTGGGATGACCGCCTGCTGGATATCATGGATATTCCGCGCTCCATGCTGCCCAAGGTACGGCCCTCGTCGGAAATTTACGGCCAGACCAATATCGGCGGCAAAGGCGGCACCCGCATTCCCATCGCCGGTATCGCCGGCGATCAGCAGGCGGCGTTGTACGGCCAGCTGTGCGTCACGCCCGGCATGGCGAAAAATACTTACGGCACCGGCTGCTTCCTGCTGATGAACACCGGCACCGAAGCGGTACAGTCGCGCCACGGTCTGCTGACCACCATCGCCTGCGGACCGCGCGGCGAAGTGAATTACGCGCTGGAAGGCGCGGTGTTTGTCGCCGGCGCCGCCATTCAATGGCTACGTGATGAGATGAAACTGATTAACGACGCCACCGATTCGGAATATTTCGCCGGCAAGGTGAAAGACACCAACGGCGTGTATGTGGTGCCGGCTTTTACCGGTCTCGGCGCTCCCTATTGGGACCCTTACGCCCGCGGCGCCATCTTCGGCATTACGCGCGGCGTGAACGCCAACCACATCATCCGCGCGACGCTTGAGTCGATTGCCTTCCAAACGCGCGATCTGATCGAGTCGATGCAGGCGGATTCCGGCGAGCGGCTGAAAGCGCTACGGGTAGACGGCGGCGCGGTCGCCAACAATTTCCTGATGCAGTTCCAGTCCGATATTCTCGGCACCCGCGTCGAACGCCCGGAAGTGCGGGAAGTCACCGCGCTCGGCGCCGCTTACCTGGCGGGTCTGGCGGTCGGCTTTTGGAGCGATCTGGAAGAGGTGCGCAGCAAAGCGGTTATCGAACGAGAATTCCGTCCCGGTATTGAAACCGTGGAACGCAATTATCGCTACGAAGGCTGGAAGAAAGCGGTGGCGCGCGCACGCGCCTGGGAAGAGCAGGACGAGAAGTAACGGCCCCATCAACCCCAGCCGGAATCCCCGAGGGGAGCGGCGGAGTGTGGTAAACTGACGGCAATATTCCTCTTTGCCGTCAGGAAACTCAAAGTCATGAAACGTGAATTAGCCATTGAATTCTCCCGCGTCACCGAAGCCGCCGCTTTGGCCGGCTACAGCTGGCTTGGCCGCGGCGATAAAAACGCCGCGGACAACGCCGCGGTTCAGGCTATGCGCATTGTGCTGAATCAGGTGCCGATCAATGGCCGCATTGTGATAGGCGAAGGGGAGATCGATGAAGCGCCGATGCTCTACATCGGTGAAGCGGTCGGTACCGGCGCCGGCGCGGCGGTGGATATCGCCGTCGACCCCATCGAAGGCACCCGCATGACCGCCCTGGGGCAGGCCAACGCCCTGACGGTGCTGGCGGTCGCTGAAAAAGGCGCATTTCTCCACGCGCCGGATATGTATATGGAAAAATTGGTGGTCGGGCCGGCGGCGCGGGGCGTCATCGATCTCGCCGCCCCGCTGGAAGATAATTTACGTGCGGTGGCCAGCCGTTTGGGAAAAACCCTGTCGGAGCTGACGGTGTCGCTGCTGGCCAAGCCGCGTCATGATGCGTGCATTCAAGCGTTGCAGCGGCTTGGCGTGCGCGTTTTCACCTTCCCCGATGGCGACGTTGCTGCGTCTATCCTCACCTGCATGCCCGATAGCGAAGTTGACGTCATGTACGGCATCGGCGGCGCACCGGAGGGGGTGATTTCCGCCGCGGTGATCCGTGCCATGGATGGGGATATGCAAGGCCGCCTGCTGCCGCGGCATCAGGTAAAAGGCGACAGCGAAGAGAACCGCCGGATCGGCGCGGATGAGCTGGCCCGCTGCGCGGAGATGGACATCATGGCAAATCAGGTGCTGCGGCTGGAAGAGATGGCGCACAACGATAACGTCATATTTTCCGCCACCGGCATTACCAAAGGCGACCTGCTGAACGGCATCACGCGCAGAGGCAATATCGCCACTACCGAAACGCTGCTTATCCGCGGCAAAAGCCGCACCATTCGCCGCATTACTTCGGTTCACTACCTCGATCGCAAGGATGCCGCGCTGCATCCCTTAATCCTATGAACCACCGCCCGGCCGGCCGCTGCGTATTTTTAAACGATTTCCGAACCCTGGCGAGGCATGGTTTGCGACAGCGGCAACCAGCACAGCAAAATTAGCATACCCATGGCGAAGGTGATCATCCCCAGGCTGAACTGCCCTTGCTGCGGCAGCAGCGAGGAGAAGCCGGCTACCACGCCTGAGCCGATGTTTTGCAGGCCGCCGACCAGCGCGCCCGCGGTACCGGCCAGATAGGGATAAGGCTCCATCGCGCCGGTGGTGGCTAGCGGAAACAGCATGCCGGCGCCGAAAAAGAACAGGCCGGCGGGCAACAGCAGTGTCCAAAGGGTCATGATGCCGAACCAGGCCGGCAGCCACATCAATATCCCCGCCAGCAGGCAGCTCAGCACCGCCCGCCACATCAGCGCGCTGAACGGCCTGACCGCGCGCCCCGCATACCAGGCGCCAAGAAACGTGCCCGGCAGCGGCAGGATAAATAACAGGCTGACCTGCCGGCCGCTCAGCCCCATACTGCCCAACAACACGCCGCTACCGGCCTCGAAAGCGACAATCCCCGCCAGTCCGCCGACCAGCATCAACAGATAATGATTGAACACTTTCTCACTCAGCAGGGGCCAAAAGCCAAGGCTTCGGCCGCTGCTGGCCGGCCGCATCGGACGCGTTTCCGGTAGACGAAACCAGACCAGCAGACTGACGCTGCAGCTCAGCAACAGCAAAAACGCGAAGCACGCGCGCCAGCCCAGCCAGTCGGCAAGCACGCCGCCGATTAGCGGCGCCAGCAGCGGACTAATCAAAATGCCCATATTGAGCAGACCGTTAGCCCGCCGCAGCGAGCGACCATCGCAGATGTCGCGCGGCAATGTCCGCGCCATCACGCCGCCGACGCCGGTACCGACTCCCTGGATACCGCAGGCGAATGTCATCAGCGACAGCGATTGGCTGAGCATGGCGAGCATTGTCCCCAGGCAAAAGATCGCCATACCGCTCAAGATGACCGGCCGGCGCCCGACCCGATCGGAGAGCGGACCATAAATGAGCTGCGAGCCGCCATAGCATAGCAGGTAGGCGGCCATCAGCCGCTGTATCGCGCCCTCGCGCACCATCAAATCGCGGGCGATAAGCGGTATGCCCGGTACGTAAATGGTCTGAGCCATCTGCCCGACGGCCACCAGAATAATCAAAAGCATTAACACGGATATCGCACGCGGGTTCATCATAGATATTACTTAGATAGCTGATTAATTCTGTGTATTGCTTATAAGTAGTGATATATACAGAATATTGGTTAATTTTCCGACATAAATACCATATTAAGGCCACTTGTCCAGTTAATATCTTCATTATCTCGCCGTACTGGCTGTAATGTCCGGTGGACAGAAGGTAAATTTTTCTGTACGTGCGCCCTAATTCGCCGCCGCCGCGCCGTGGACTGGATGCGCTAGCGAAATTAGCTGATAATGGCAAGTCCGCGGATTGGCGGTTCAGGCCGCGCGCCGGACGCCGGCGCGTCCTGAAGCACAAATCTCAGCCGCTGTGACAGAGCGGATAAACGCATGTCGACCGGGGAACATCCGGCAGGATCAAGGGGAGTTAAACACTATGGCTGAATGGGTAACGGGTAACGTGGTGCAGGTGAAGCACTGGACAGAGAGTCTTTTTAGTCTCATTGTGCATGCGCCAGTCGACCCCTTTACCGCCGGACAATTCGCCAAGCTGGGGCTGGAAATCAACGGCGAAAAGATTCAGCGCGCCTATTCCTACGTTAACGCGCCGCGAAATAACAACCTGGAATTTTACCTTGTCACCGTGCCGGAGGGGAAACTCAGCCCGCCGCTGCATGCGCTTGCACCCGGCGACAGCCTGATGGTGACCAAGGAGGCGGCGGGGTTCTTCGTGCTGGACGAGATTCCCCCCTGTGACAATCTGTGGATGCTGGCGACGGGCACCGCGCTAGGTCCGTATCTATCGATTCTCGAGCAGGGCGAGGGGCTCGAGCGCTTCCAGCAAATTATTCTGGTGCACGCGGCGCGCTTTGCCCAGGACCTTAGCTATCTGCCGCAGATGCTGGAGCTACAGCAGCGCTATAACGGTAAGCTGCGCGTCCAAACGGTGGTCAGCCGCGAGCAGGCTCCCGGATCGCTCACCGGTCGCGTCCCCGCCCTGATTGCCGATGGCTCACTGGAGGCCGCGGTAGATCTGCGGCTGGACGCCGAAAACAGCCACGTCATGCTGTGCGGCAACCCGCAAATGGTGCGCGACACGCAGCAGATGTTGAAGGACAGCCGCGGCATGCGCAAACATTTCAAGCGCAAACCGGGCCATATGACCAGCGAGCATTACTGGTAATGGCGGCGCCGTCCTCTGCGCTGAACCGCCGGGCCGCACGCCGCCGTAGCGCCTGGCTGCTGGCGATGCTCTGCGCGACGGGCATCGACGTCGTCCATGGGGAAGCGACACCCGCCGCGCCGCCGCCCGCCGGCAACGCGGGGGGCGCCAACCATGGCGCATCTGCCCCCCCCGCCAGTGACGTGAACCCGCCGCCGCCCGCCGGCAACGCGGGAGGCGCCAACCGCGGCGCATCTGCCTCGTCCGCCCGTGTCGCCAACGCGCCGCCGCCCGCCGCCAAGGGTATCGCCGGGCCGCCGGCGCCCGCCGGCACCGCACCGACCGCCCCGTATCTGCTGGCCGGCGCCCCCACTTTTGATACCACGGTGACGCAATTCCGCGAACGGTACAATCGCCATAATCCGACCTTGCCCATCGGTGAATTTCGCGCGCTGGAGGGCCCGAGCGAACCGGCGAATCTCACTCGCGCCGCCAGCAAGATTAATGAGACATTGTACGCCTCCACGGCGCTGGAGAAAGGCAGCGGCAAGATCAAAACGCTACAGCTGACCTATCTGCCGGTGGAAGGTGGTACCGAAAAGGCCGCTCGCGCGACCGCCATTGCCTACATGGCGGCGCTGCTGCGCGAGTTTGAACCGACGATCAGCGCGGAACAGAGCACGGCGCGGGTGTTAGATCTGCTCAACCGCGGGCAGGGTTCACGCTTTTTCCAACAGCAATGGGGCGCGTTGCGCTATGTCGTGGCGGACAATGGCGATAAAGGGCTGACCTTTGCCGTTGAACCCGTCAAACTTGCGCTGGCCGAGCCCTGATCCATGCACGATAAATGACAAAAAACAAAGCCACCTTAGTATTTCCTCTTTATACTGAGGTCAGGTAAAACTTGCCCTTTGGCACTCATTTTCATCTCTCGCGTTCCCTGAATGGAGGAATAACAATGCGACATCCGTTAGTGATGGGTAACTGGAAACTTAACGGCAGCAAGCACATGGTCAACGAACTGATCGCGGCGCTGCGCAATGAACTCAGCAGCGTTGTCGGCTGCGACGTGGCCATCGCCCCGCCGGTGGCCTATCTCGACCTGGCGAAACATCATTTGGGCGGCAGCCGAATCGCTCTCGGGGCGCAGAACGTTGACACCCATCTTTCCGGCGCCTTCACCGGCGAAGTTTCCGCCGAAATGCTTAAAGATATCGGCGCGAAATATATCATCATCGGACATTCCGAACGCCGCACCTATCATAAAGAAAGCGATGAAGTTATCGCCGAAAAATTCGCCGTGCTGAAAGAAGCGGGTCTGATTCCGGTTTTGTGTATCGGTGAGAGCGAAGCGGAAAACGAAGCCGGACAAACTGAAGCGGTATGCGCTCGTCAGATTAATGCGGTACTGAACAGCCTCGGCGCCAAAGCGTTCGAGAATACCGTTATCGCTTATGAGCCCATCTGGGCCATCGGCACCGGCAAATCCGCCACCCCGGCGCAGGCGCAGGCGGTGCATAAATTCATCCGCGGCCATATCGCCAAACATGATGCGGCAATCGCCGAGCAGGTCATTATTCAGTACGGCGGCTCGGTCAACGCCGGTAATGCTGCTGAACTGTTTACCCAGCCGGATATTGATGGCGCCTTGGTCGGCGGCGCATCGCTGAAAGCTGACGCTTTCGCCGTTATCGTTAAAGCCGCGGCACAAGCGAAACAGGACTGACGGCCTACAGCCGACGACGGGGTTCACCGTCATCCCGCAAACAACCGGGCCGGTCACTCGCTGACCGGCCCGGTATTATTGATGGCGACCAGCCGGCGGGTCGCCGCTCGTCAATCGTTAGCGTTGGCTAATCTGATCGAAACTGCCGCCGCTGGCGAAGTGTTCCTTCTGTACTTTGGTCCAATCGCCAAAGGTTTCAGCCAGGGTGAACAGCTTCAGCGTCGGAAACTCTTTGGCGTATTCCTTCGCTACAGCCGCGTCGCGCGGGCGATAATAGTTTTGCGCCGCGATACGCTGCCCCTCGGTTGAATAGAGATAGTTGAGGTACGCCGTGGCGACATCGCGGGTTCCGCGTTTATCCACCACTTTATCCACCACCGACACCGTCGGCTCGGCTAAAATCGATTCACTCGGGGTGACGATTTCAAAT
This region includes:
- a CDS encoding MIP/aquaporin family protein, yielding MSQLTSPTIKGQCIAEFLGTGLLIFFGAGCVAAMKLAGASFGQWEISIIWGMGVAMAVYLTAAVSGAHLSPAVTIALWLFASFERRKVLPYIVAQMLGAFCAAALVYGLYYNLFFDYEQAHHMVRGSVESLDLAGIFSTYPNPHIISVAQAFLVEMVITAILLCLILALTDDGNGIPRGPLAPLLIGILIAVIGASMGPLTGFALNPARDFGPKTFAFLAGWGKVAYTGGREIPYFLVPLIAPVVGACLGAFGYRALIGPHLPGQLSGEEADDVAVAQSRAARSEPKT
- the glpK gene encoding glycerol kinase GlpK; the encoded protein is MSAEKKYIVALDQGTTSSRAIVLDHDANIVSVSQREFTQIYPKPGWVEHDPMEIWASQSSTLVEVLAKADIRSDQIAGIGITNQRETAVVWDKESGKPIYNAIVWQCRRTADICEKLKRDGLEEYVRHTTGLVIDPYFAGTKVKWILDHVEGARERAKRGELLCGTVDSWLIWKMTQGRVHVTDYTNASRTMLFNIHELEWDDRLLDIMDIPRSMLPKVRPSSEIYGQTNIGGKGGTRIPIAGIAGDQQAALYGQLCVTPGMAKNTYGTGCFLLMNTGTEAVQSRHGLLTTIACGPRGEVNYALEGAVFVAGAAIQWLRDEMKLINDATDSEYFAGKVKDTNGVYVVPAFTGLGAPYWDPYARGAIFGITRGVNANHIIRATLESIAFQTRDLIESMQADSGERLKALRVDGGAVANNFLMQFQSDILGTRVERPEVREVTALGAAYLAGLAVGFWSDLEEVRSKAVIEREFRPGIETVERNYRYEGWKKAVARARAWEEQDEK
- the glpX gene encoding class II fructose-bisphosphatase, producing MKRELAIEFSRVTEAAALAGYSWLGRGDKNAADNAAVQAMRIVLNQVPINGRIVIGEGEIDEAPMLYIGEAVGTGAGAAVDIAVDPIEGTRMTALGQANALTVLAVAEKGAFLHAPDMYMEKLVVGPAARGVIDLAAPLEDNLRAVASRLGKTLSELTVSLLAKPRHDACIQALQRLGVRVFTFPDGDVAASILTCMPDSEVDVMYGIGGAPEGVISAAVIRAMDGDMQGRLLPRHQVKGDSEENRRIGADELARCAEMDIMANQVLRLEEMAHNDNVIFSATGITKGDLLNGITRRGNIATTETLLIRGKSRTIRRITSVHYLDRKDAALHPLIL
- the emrD gene encoding multidrug efflux MFS transporter EmrD — protein: MMNPRAISVLMLLIILVAVGQMAQTIYVPGIPLIARDLMVREGAIQRLMAAYLLCYGGSQLIYGPLSDRVGRRPVILSGMAIFCLGTMLAMLSQSLSLMTFACGIQGVGTGVGGVMARTLPRDICDGRSLRRANGLLNMGILISPLLAPLIGGVLADWLGWRACFAFLLLLSCSVSLLVWFRLPETRPMRPASSGRSLGFWPLLSEKVFNHYLLMLVGGLAGIVAFEAGSGVLLGSMGLSGRQVSLLFILPLPGTFLGAWYAGRAVRPFSALMWRAVLSCLLAGILMWLPAWFGIMTLWTLLLPAGLFFFGAGMLFPLATTGAMEPYPYLAGTAGALVGGLQNIGSGVVAGFSSLLPQQGQFSLGMITFAMGMLILLCWLPLSQTMPRQGSEIV
- the fpr gene encoding ferredoxin--NADP(+) reductase translates to MAEWVTGNVVQVKHWTESLFSLIVHAPVDPFTAGQFAKLGLEINGEKIQRAYSYVNAPRNNNLEFYLVTVPEGKLSPPLHALAPGDSLMVTKEAAGFFVLDEIPPCDNLWMLATGTALGPYLSILEQGEGLERFQQIILVHAARFAQDLSYLPQMLELQQRYNGKLRVQTVVSREQAPGSLTGRVPALIADGSLEAAVDLRLDAENSHVMLCGNPQMVRDTQQMLKDSRGMRKHFKRKPGHMTSEHYW
- a CDS encoding DUF1454 family protein, which codes for MAGPPAPAGTAPTAPYLLAGAPTFDTTVTQFRERYNRHNPTLPIGEFRALEGPSEPANLTRAASKINETLYASTALEKGSGKIKTLQLTYLPVEGGTEKAARATAIAYMAALLREFEPTISAEQSTARVLDLLNRGQGSRFFQQQWGALRYVVADNGDKGLTFAVEPVKLALAEP
- the tpiA gene encoding triose-phosphate isomerase, with the protein product MRHPLVMGNWKLNGSKHMVNELIAALRNELSSVVGCDVAIAPPVAYLDLAKHHLGGSRIALGAQNVDTHLSGAFTGEVSAEMLKDIGAKYIIIGHSERRTYHKESDEVIAEKFAVLKEAGLIPVLCIGESEAENEAGQTEAVCARQINAVLNSLGAKAFENTVIAYEPIWAIGTGKSATPAQAQAVHKFIRGHIAKHDAAIAEQVIIQYGGSVNAGNAAELFTQPDIDGALVGGASLKADAFAVIVKAAAQAKQD